The window CAGCTGCATCAAAGAGTACGTGGCTTCCTGCATTCTTGCTCCTCCGGACTGACAGATGATCATGTACGGAAGTTTGTGGGCGATACAGTAATCTACTGCTCTTCTGATCTTTTCTCCCATTACAGAACCCAAAGATCCTCCAATGAAAGCAAAATCCATACAGGAAACTACCATTTCAGTCCCTTTTACAGTTCCTACTGCATTTCTGATAGAATCTGTAAGCTTTGTTTTCGCTTTTACTTCTTTCAGACGGTCTTTGTAAGGCTTTGTATCTTTGAAGTTTAAGATATCAATACTTTCTACATTGGCATCCAGTTCGGTAAATTTACCACCGTCAAAAAGGATGTCAAAAAATTCTGCACTTCCTATTCTCACATGAAATCCGTCTTCAGGAGAAACGTAGTTATTTCTCTTTAGTTCATCATGTTCCACTACTTTTCCGGATGGAGTCTGATGCCAAAGTCCTTTGGGAACGTCCTTTTTCTCATCAGTAGAAGTGGTAATGTTTTTTGCTTTTCTTTTAAACCAGTCGAATGCCATTTTTGCGTGTATTAATGTATAAATGTAAAATGTACCAATGTAAATGTATTTCTATGAATACTTTTTACATTGATACAAATGTACAGTTCTTATTTTAAAGTATCTATGTTATTTAAATCTTCAAATGCTTTCACCAATCTTGTAGAGAATGTTT of the Chryseobacterium aureum genome contains:
- the accD gene encoding acetyl-CoA carboxylase, carboxyltransferase subunit beta yields the protein MAFDWFKRKAKNITTSTDEKKDVPKGLWHQTPSGKVVEHDELKRNNYVSPEDGFHVRIGSAEFFDILFDGGKFTELDANVESIDILNFKDTKPYKDRLKEVKAKTKLTDSIRNAVGTVKGTEMVVSCMDFAFIGGSLGSVMGEKIRRAVDYCIAHKLPYMIICQSGGARMQEATYSLMQLAKVQAKLAQLSEAGLLYIAYLCDPTFGGITASFAMTADIIMAEPGALIGFAGPRVIRETIGRDLPEGFQTSEFLQEKGFVDFIVKRTEIQDTVAKTVNLLTVKA